In Kineococcus sp. NBC_00420, a single genomic region encodes these proteins:
- the argG gene encoding argininosuccinate synthase, whose amino-acid sequence MSKVLTSLPAGERVGIAFSGGLDTSVAVAWMREKGAVPCTYTADIGQYDEPDIDSVPGRASAYGAELARLVDCRAALVEEGLAALTTGAFHIRSGGRSYFNTTPLGRAVTGTLLVRAMLADDVQIWGDGSTYKGNDIERFYRYGLLANPSLRIYKPWLDADFVTELGGRKEMSEWLQARDLPYRASTEKAYSTDANIWGATHEAKRLEHLDVGVELVEPIMGVRFWDPAVEIAAEDVTIGFEQGRPVSINGETFENAVDLVLAANAIGGRHGLGMSDQIENRIIEAKSRGIYEAPGMALLHAAYERLVNAVHNEDTVASYHNEGRRLGRLMYEGRWLDPQALMLRESLQRWVGNAVTGSVSLRLRRGEDYSILDTQGPAFSYHPDKLSMERTEDSAFGPVDRIGQLTMRNLDIADSRAKLEQYAGMGMVGSSQVSLIGALEAGGAEAIASRGTGSGDELLDRAAMEAGTD is encoded by the coding sequence ATGTCCAAGGTGCTCACGTCCCTGCCCGCCGGCGAACGCGTCGGCATCGCCTTCTCGGGCGGTCTCGACACGTCGGTGGCCGTCGCGTGGATGCGCGAGAAGGGCGCGGTTCCCTGCACCTACACCGCCGACATCGGGCAGTACGACGAACCCGACATCGACTCCGTGCCGGGACGGGCCTCGGCCTACGGCGCCGAACTCGCGCGCCTCGTCGACTGCCGGGCCGCGCTGGTCGAGGAGGGCCTCGCCGCCCTGACCACGGGCGCCTTCCACATCCGCTCCGGCGGCCGCAGCTACTTCAACACCACCCCGCTGGGCCGGGCCGTCACCGGCACGCTGCTGGTGCGCGCGATGCTCGCGGACGACGTCCAGATCTGGGGCGACGGCTCCACCTACAAGGGCAACGACATCGAGCGGTTCTACCGCTACGGCCTGCTCGCCAACCCCTCGCTGCGGATCTACAAACCGTGGCTGGACGCCGACTTCGTCACCGAACTCGGCGGGCGCAAGGAGATGTCGGAGTGGCTGCAGGCCCGCGACCTCCCCTACCGCGCGAGCACCGAGAAGGCGTACTCCACCGACGCGAACATCTGGGGCGCCACCCACGAGGCCAAGCGCCTCGAACACCTCGACGTCGGCGTCGAACTGGTCGAACCCATCATGGGCGTCCGGTTCTGGGACCCCGCCGTCGAGATCGCGGCCGAGGACGTGACGATCGGCTTCGAACAGGGCCGCCCCGTCTCGATCAACGGTGAGACGTTCGAGAACGCCGTGGACCTCGTCCTGGCCGCGAACGCCATCGGTGGCCGGCACGGGCTCGGCATGTCCGACCAGATCGAGAACCGGATCATCGAGGCCAAGTCCCGCGGGATCTACGAGGCGCCGGGCATGGCCCTGCTGCACGCGGCCTACGAACGCCTCGTCAACGCCGTCCACAACGAGGACACCGTCGCGAGCTACCACAACGAGGGTCGTCGCCTCGGTCGCCTCATGTACGAGGGCCGCTGGCTGGACCCGCAGGCCCTCATGCTGAGGGAGTCGCTGCAGCGCTGGGTCGGCAACGCCGTCACCGGTTCCGTCAGCCTGCGACTGCGTCGCGGCGAGGACTACTCGATCCTCGACACCCAGGGACCCGCCTTCAGCTACCACCCGGACAAGCTGTCGATGGAACGCACCGAGGACTCCGCCTTCGGTCCCGTCGACCGCATCGGGCAGCTGACCATGCGCAACCTCGACATCGCCGACTCCCGCGCCAAGCTCGAGCAGTACGCGGGCATGGGCATGGTCGGCAGTTCCCAGGTCAGCCTCATCGGGGCCCTGGAGGCCGGTGGCGCGGAGGCGATCGCGTCCCGCGGCACGGGCAGCGGCGACGAACTCCTCGACCGGGCGGCCATGGAGGCCGGCACCGACTGA
- a CDS encoding nuclear transport factor 2 family protein, translating to MNDVDVVRDLEVELLSPTARRSPERLGQLLDADFREIGASGRVWSRAETIELLAGEDRTEPLPHAELTGEVLAPGVVLLTYVSDPTGRRAHRSSLWRRTPDGWKLRHHQGTLC from the coding sequence GTGAACGACGTGGACGTGGTCCGGGACCTCGAGGTCGAACTGCTCTCCCCCACCGCCCGACGCTCCCCGGAGCGGTTGGGGCAGCTGCTCGACGCGGACTTCCGCGAGATCGGCGCCTCCGGTCGGGTCTGGTCGCGCGCCGAGACGATCGAGCTGCTGGCGGGCGAGGACCGGACCGAGCCGCTCCCGCACGCCGAGCTCACCGGGGAGGTCCTGGCCCCGGGCGTCGTGCTCCTCACCTACGTCTCCGACCCGACCGGTCGCCGCGCCCACCGGTCCTCGCTGTGGCGCCGGACCCCGGACGGCTGGAAGTTGCGGCACCACCAGGGCACGCTCTGCTGA
- a CDS encoding aldo/keto reductase: protein MTSTATLASRTVHRIGYGAMQLERLHTDREAAITLMRHAFDRGVDHVDTAQFYGDGFVNGVLRDALRRDDDVLVATKVGGEPNPGGAIALRLAQRPEQLRASVEANLTSLRLDRLPLVNLRRAEVGPGLIAEGDQVVDLDDQLAVLTELRDAGKVGAIGLSNVTLSDLRRALPVGIACVQNSYSLVSRGSEDLLDLCTTEDIAWVPYFPLGGAFPGLPKVIDEPAVRAAAQALGVTPAQVGLAWLLAHTATTHLIPGTADLAHLEANLAVGGITLDAATLAALDAVPSRSGDIAAP from the coding sequence ATGACCAGCACCGCCACGCTCGCGAGCCGCACCGTCCACCGCATCGGCTACGGCGCCATGCAGCTCGAGCGGCTCCACACCGACCGCGAAGCCGCGATCACCCTGATGCGCCACGCCTTCGACCGCGGCGTCGACCACGTCGACACGGCGCAGTTCTACGGCGACGGTTTCGTCAACGGCGTGCTGCGCGACGCACTGCGCCGCGACGACGACGTCCTGGTCGCGACCAAGGTCGGCGGCGAACCCAACCCCGGCGGCGCGATCGCGTTGCGACTGGCCCAGCGTCCCGAGCAGCTCCGGGCGAGCGTCGAGGCGAACCTGACGAGCCTCCGCCTCGACCGGCTCCCTCTGGTGAACCTGCGCCGGGCCGAGGTCGGACCGGGCCTCATCGCCGAAGGCGACCAGGTCGTCGACCTCGACGACCAGCTCGCCGTCCTGACGGAACTGCGGGACGCCGGGAAGGTCGGGGCGATCGGCCTGAGCAACGTCACCCTGTCCGACCTGCGACGGGCACTGCCCGTCGGGATCGCCTGCGTGCAGAACTCCTACAGCCTGGTGAGCCGCGGCAGCGAGGACCTCCTCGACCTCTGCACGACGGAGGACATCGCGTGGGTGCCGTACTTCCCTCTCGGCGGGGCGTTCCCGGGCCTGCCGAAGGTGATCGACGAACCGGCGGTTCGGGCTGCGGCACAGGCCCTCGGGGTCACTCCCGCCCAGGTCGGTCTCGCCTGGCTGCTGGCCCACACCGCCACCACCCACCTCATCCCGGGCACGGCGGACCTCGCCCACCTCGAGGCGAACCTCGCCGTCGGCGGGATCACGCTGGACGCCGCGACCCTGGCCGCGCTCGACGCCGTCCCGTCCCGCTCCGGTGACATCGCCGCGCCGTGA
- a CDS encoding MBL fold metallo-hydrolase, with protein sequence MSATTTSSAEVDSVHVGDMDNVAYLVTCRSTGRRLLVDAAAEPAKLLEFVGGPLDLIVTTHRHHDHVGALAALVEATGATTAAGEDDADHLPLPVQQRLTHGDVVRVGDVVLEVVHLRGHTPGSVALVLRDADGPDQVFTGDSLFPGGVGNTRGDVADFARLLDDVSTRLFDVLDDDTVVHPGHGAPTTIGTERPHLAQWRERGW encoded by the coding sequence ATGAGCGCCACCACCACCAGCTCCGCCGAGGTCGACTCCGTCCACGTCGGGGACATGGACAACGTCGCCTACCTCGTGACCTGCCGCAGCACCGGCCGCCGCCTGCTGGTCGACGCGGCCGCCGAGCCCGCGAAGCTGCTGGAGTTCGTCGGCGGCCCGCTGGACCTGATCGTCACCACCCACCGCCACCACGACCACGTCGGGGCCCTCGCCGCGCTCGTCGAGGCCACGGGCGCCACCACCGCCGCGGGCGAGGACGACGCCGACCACCTGCCCCTCCCCGTGCAGCAGCGCCTCACGCACGGCGACGTCGTCCGCGTCGGTGACGTGGTCCTCGAGGTCGTGCACCTGCGCGGGCACACCCCCGGGTCCGTCGCCCTCGTCCTGCGCGACGCCGACGGTCCCGACCAGGTCTTCACGGGCGACTCGCTGTTCCCCGGTGGCGTCGGCAACACCCGCGGCGACGTCGCCGACTTCGCCCGGCTCCTCGACGACGTCAGCACGAGGTTGTTCGACGTCCTCGACGACGACACCGTCGTGCACCCCGGCCACGGGGCTCCCACGACGATCGGCACCGAACGCCCGCACCTGGCGCAGTGGCGCGAACGCGGCTGGTAG
- a CDS encoding winged helix DNA-binding domain-containing protein, which yields MRHVTDAERRARIAWRHALAPAARLDGPEAVTRAMTVLHSTEPATVHLSCWARGRDLQVADVERALHVDRTLVKQLAMRRTLFVFPRELLPHVWPSASARVAGTERATIAKDVVKADLAQDGHEWLDRARREVLAVLADAPEGLTAQQVRLAVPMIDVKVSVSPGSSWSASRILTHLGLTGHVVRGVNTGHWRTSRPRWTLTPDWLGEVPAPTSAQAGYRELVRRWLGTFGPGTEDDVVWWLGATKTIVRAALRELDAVEVSLDGGSLGYLLPDDVEETPDPGAWVSLLPVLDPTVMGWKAREFHLGPHREQLFDRNGNAGTTVWVDGRVVGCWVQDEAGVVHLRLLEQVGARARKALRAEAARLTSWLGGVRVGTVYPSAAMREPIVPP from the coding sequence GTGCGCCACGTGACCGACGCCGAACGCCGTGCCCGGATCGCGTGGCGGCACGCCCTGGCGCCGGCGGCGCGGCTGGACGGCCCGGAGGCCGTCACCCGGGCGATGACGGTCCTGCACTCCACGGAACCGGCGACGGTGCACCTCTCCTGCTGGGCGCGGGGACGGGACCTGCAGGTCGCCGACGTCGAACGGGCGCTCCACGTCGACCGCACCCTGGTCAAGCAGCTCGCGATGCGGCGCACGCTGTTCGTGTTCCCGCGGGAACTGCTGCCCCACGTCTGGCCGAGCGCGTCGGCGCGGGTCGCGGGCACCGAACGCGCGACGATCGCGAAGGACGTCGTGAAGGCGGACCTCGCGCAGGACGGCCACGAGTGGCTGGACCGCGCCCGCCGGGAGGTCCTCGCCGTCCTCGCCGACGCGCCGGAAGGCCTGACGGCGCAACAGGTCCGGCTCGCGGTGCCGATGATCGACGTCAAGGTCTCGGTCTCACCGGGGTCGTCGTGGTCGGCCTCGCGGATCCTCACCCACCTCGGGCTGACGGGACACGTGGTGCGGGGCGTCAACACCGGGCACTGGCGGACGTCGCGGCCCCGGTGGACGCTGACCCCGGACTGGCTGGGCGAGGTTCCCGCACCCACCTCGGCGCAGGCGGGCTACCGGGAACTCGTCCGGCGCTGGCTGGGGACGTTCGGGCCCGGGACCGAGGACGACGTCGTCTGGTGGCTGGGCGCGACCAAGACCATCGTGCGTGCGGCGCTGCGCGAACTCGACGCCGTCGAGGTCTCGCTGGACGGCGGATCGCTCGGGTACCTCCTGCCCGACGACGTCGAGGAGACGCCCGACCCGGGCGCCTGGGTGTCGCTGCTGCCGGTGCTGGACCCGACCGTGATGGGCTGGAAGGCGCGGGAGTTCCACCTCGGCCCGCACCGCGAGCAGCTCTTCGACCGCAACGGCAACGCCGGCACGACCGTCTGGGTCGACGGGCGCGTCGTGGGCTGCTGGGTGCAGGACGAGGCGGGTGTGGTGCACCTGCGGCTGCTGGAGCAGGTCGGCGCCCGCGCCCGGAAGGCGCTGCGGGCCGAGGCCGCGCGTCTGACGTCCTGGCTCGGCGGGGTGCGCGTCGGGACGGTCTACCCGTCCGCGGCGATGCGGGAGCCGATCGTCCCGCCGTGA
- a CDS encoding YbaK/EbsC family protein, protein MHRNAEVVSQALHAAGAGGEVVELTTSARTAADAAGALGCSVGAIANSLVFLADGEPVLVLTSGGHRVDPEHTAAALGVEKLTRPNAATVRAATGQPIGGVAPLGHPAHLRTVIDVDLLRYDVVWAAAGTPHTVFPTTYSELLRICDAEPVTVAP, encoded by the coding sequence GTGCACCGCAACGCCGAAGTCGTGTCGCAAGCCCTGCACGCGGCCGGGGCGGGTGGTGAGGTCGTGGAACTGACGACGTCGGCCCGCACGGCCGCTGACGCCGCCGGTGCCCTGGGGTGTTCGGTGGGGGCGATCGCCAACAGCTTGGTGTTCCTCGCCGACGGTGAGCCGGTCCTCGTCCTCACCAGCGGTGGGCACCGCGTGGACCCGGAGCACACCGCGGCCGCCCTCGGGGTGGAGAAGCTGACCCGCCCGAACGCGGCGACGGTCCGGGCCGCGACGGGGCAGCCCATCGGTGGGGTCGCACCGCTCGGGCACCCGGCCCACCTGCGGACGGTGATCGACGTCGACCTGCTGCGCTACGACGTCGTCTGGGCCGCCGCGGGAACCCCGCACACGGTCTTCCCGACGACGTACTCCGAGCTGCTGCGCATCTGCGACGCCGAACCGGTGACCGTCGCGCCGTGA
- a CDS encoding helix-turn-helix transcriptional regulator has product MPALPPDPTRLVGRARELDVLEGALGAARAGASGAVLVEADAGVGKSRLVAELAHRARGNGDTVLLGHCASAGGEALPYLPFVEALEPLRGDDPDRWFGDRPGPTRSDLSPLQLFDAVTATLAAAARDRPVVLVLEDLHWADSASRDLLTYLLRRVREERLLVVATVRTDDLHRRHPLRPVLAELGRLASVRRLALEPFTGEEMRQFLRDLLGRDVDATTASRIHQRAEGNAYYAAELLLAAPVRGGRLPTALADVVLARVETLPPEVADLVRAASVGGRRVRHDLLRAATGTSDDDLDARVRTAVALRVLDVDGQDGYAFRHALLQEAVYEDLLPGERVRLHAAYARAITGSAAATHSFASAAELAHHARRSNDLAGALVAGVAAADEAERLRAPAEAWRHLEEVLPLFDAVPDAARRSGTTLLELTTRASDLAMVSGDPGRSALLARAAVELLPDDAAPALAAEVHRQCATALWGCGQQERAITQAREAQRRGGDDPAAAHAVCWATAVIARCYLNLDRFSECRREAERALALVATSGDLAGAEADVLITLGGLDNLDGALADADALFARAARTAEEAGHLGTALRARYNLAVERYDRGDLAGAAEVLDDSCAWAASVGLSWAPYGLQLLWLQVTTSFVTGEFDRALRQARAIGPQAPHLAAAAVGVVQAQVLAARGAFDEVAALLDPAWSDDPEEGLSVTVVQAEVLSWRGDPAGAARLLTEALFSFEGIENPAHLRGLRLGAQAVAALADARSTDDALVQRIHDRVLHLVEVGQPRAGTMGPEGRAWLATSHAEVARFRGSDPVEQVRAWRLAVEEFSYGDVHDLARARRRLAEACSAAGLREEGLLALDEARRAASAMRAVPLSAALEDLARRMRATAAPGRGPLTARELQVLDLLAAGRTNRQVGEELFMAEKTASVHVSRIFAKLGASSRAEAVLIGLRGGLLSRSAPGEDRQESH; this is encoded by the coding sequence GTGCCCGCGCTGCCGCCCGACCCGACCCGCCTCGTGGGGCGCGCCCGGGAACTCGACGTGCTCGAGGGAGCCCTCGGCGCGGCCCGCGCGGGAGCCTCCGGGGCCGTCCTGGTCGAGGCCGACGCCGGGGTCGGCAAGTCCCGGCTCGTCGCCGAACTCGCCCACCGCGCGCGCGGGAACGGGGACACCGTCCTCCTCGGCCACTGCGCCTCCGCCGGTGGTGAGGCCCTGCCCTACCTGCCCTTCGTCGAAGCCCTGGAACCGTTGCGCGGCGACGACCCCGACCGGTGGTTCGGTGACCGCCCGGGCCCGACCCGTTCCGACCTGTCCCCGCTGCAGCTCTTCGACGCGGTCACCGCCACCCTCGCCGCCGCCGCCCGGGACCGGCCGGTCGTGCTCGTCCTCGAGGACCTGCACTGGGCCGACAGCGCCAGCCGCGACCTGCTGACCTACCTGCTGCGCCGGGTGCGGGAGGAACGACTCCTCGTCGTCGCCACCGTCCGCACCGACGACCTGCACCGGCGTCACCCGCTGCGGCCCGTCCTCGCCGAACTCGGTCGGCTGGCCTCCGTGCGGCGCCTCGCCCTCGAACCCTTCACGGGTGAGGAGATGCGTCAGTTCCTGCGCGACCTCCTCGGGCGCGACGTCGACGCCACGACGGCGAGCCGCATCCACCAGCGCGCCGAGGGGAACGCCTACTACGCGGCGGAACTCCTGCTCGCCGCGCCGGTGCGCGGTGGCCGCCTGCCGACCGCCCTCGCCGACGTCGTCCTCGCCCGGGTCGAGACGCTGCCACCCGAGGTGGCCGACCTCGTCCGGGCCGCCTCCGTCGGCGGCCGCCGCGTGCGGCACGACCTGCTGCGGGCCGCGACGGGAACCTCCGACGACGACCTCGACGCACGGGTGCGGACGGCCGTCGCCCTCCGGGTGCTCGACGTCGACGGCCAGGACGGCTACGCCTTCCGGCACGCCCTGCTGCAGGAAGCCGTCTACGAGGACCTGCTGCCCGGTGAACGGGTCCGGCTGCACGCCGCCTACGCCCGCGCCATCACCGGCTCCGCCGCCGCGACACACTCCTTCGCCTCCGCTGCTGAACTCGCCCACCACGCCCGCCGCAGCAACGACCTCGCCGGGGCGCTCGTCGCGGGTGTCGCCGCCGCCGACGAGGCCGAACGGTTGCGCGCCCCGGCCGAGGCCTGGCGACACCTCGAAGAGGTCCTCCCGCTCTTCGACGCCGTACCCGACGCCGCCCGACGGTCCGGGACGACCCTCCTCGAACTCACCACGCGTGCCTCCGACCTCGCGATGGTCTCGGGGGATCCCGGACGGTCCGCCCTGCTCGCCCGCGCCGCGGTCGAGCTCCTGCCCGACGACGCCGCGCCCGCGCTGGCCGCCGAGGTCCACCGGCAGTGCGCCACCGCGCTCTGGGGGTGCGGGCAGCAGGAACGGGCCATCACCCAGGCCCGCGAGGCGCAACGCCGGGGCGGCGACGATCCCGCTGCGGCGCACGCGGTCTGCTGGGCCACCGCCGTGATCGCCCGGTGCTACCTGAACCTCGACCGGTTCTCCGAGTGCCGGCGGGAAGCCGAACGCGCGCTCGCCCTGGTCGCCACGTCGGGCGACCTCGCGGGGGCCGAGGCCGACGTCCTCATCACCCTCGGCGGTCTCGACAACCTCGACGGCGCGCTCGCCGACGCCGACGCGCTCTTCGCCCGCGCCGCCCGCACGGCCGAGGAGGCCGGCCACCTCGGCACCGCCCTGCGGGCCCGGTACAACCTGGCCGTCGAACGCTACGACCGGGGAGACCTCGCGGGTGCGGCGGAGGTCCTCGACGACTCCTGCGCCTGGGCCGCCTCGGTCGGGCTGTCCTGGGCGCCCTACGGCCTGCAACTGCTCTGGCTGCAGGTCACGACGAGCTTCGTCACCGGGGAGTTCGACCGCGCGCTGCGCCAGGCCCGGGCGATCGGGCCGCAGGCCCCCCACCTGGCCGCCGCGGCCGTCGGCGTCGTCCAGGCGCAGGTCCTCGCCGCGCGCGGAGCCTTCGACGAGGTCGCCGCCCTGCTCGACCCAGCCTGGTCCGACGACCCCGAGGAAGGCCTCTCCGTCACCGTCGTGCAGGCCGAGGTGCTGAGCTGGCGCGGGGATCCGGCCGGTGCCGCCCGGCTGCTGACCGAGGCCCTCTTCAGCTTCGAGGGCATCGAGAACCCCGCCCACCTGCGCGGTCTGCGCCTGGGAGCCCAGGCCGTCGCGGCGCTCGCGGACGCCCGTTCCACCGACGACGCGCTGGTGCAGCGCATCCACGACCGCGTGCTGCACCTCGTCGAGGTGGGACAACCGCGCGCGGGGACGATGGGCCCGGAAGGTCGCGCCTGGCTCGCGACGTCGCACGCCGAGGTGGCCCGGTTCCGCGGGAGCGACCCGGTGGAGCAGGTGCGGGCCTGGCGCCTCGCGGTCGAGGAGTTCTCCTACGGCGACGTCCACGACCTGGCCCGGGCGCGGCGTCGTCTGGCCGAGGCGTGCAGCGCGGCCGGTCTGCGCGAGGAGGGGTTGCTCGCCCTCGACGAGGCGCGTCGGGCGGCGTCGGCGATGCGCGCCGTGCCGTTGTCGGCGGCGCTGGAGGACCTGGCCCGCCGGATGCGCGCCACGGCCGCTCCCGGGCGCGGCCCGCTGACCGCACGGGAGTTGCAGGTCCTGGACCTGCTCGCCGCCGGCCGCACCAACCGGCAGGTGGGGGAGGAGTTGTTCATGGCCGAGAAGACCGCCAGCGTGCACGTCTCCCGGATCTTCGCCAAGCTCGGGGCATCCTCCCGTGCCGAAGCGGTGTTGATCGGGTTGCGCGGCGGCTTGCTCTCCCGATCCGCTCCGGGTGAGGATCGACAGGAGTCCCACTAG
- a CDS encoding MFS transporter, which yields MSAPTTVSQRLDTLPFTRRHRRLLVGSGVGWALDAFDVGLVAYVLVALKAQWHLDATQLSWIASIGFAGMALGATFGGLLADRIGRRQVFAVTLFVYGIATGAAALSWSLGALLVFRFLVGLGLGAELPVASTLVSEFAPRRIRGRVVVALEAFWALGWTLAALVGYLLVPASEDGWRWALALGALPAVYAVVVRRGLPESVRFLLSKGRTAEATAVVEEFEAAAGVRPAGDLVPDPRPVGGHGIWHPTLRRRTLGLWLVWFFVNFSYYGAFTWIPSLLVEDGFTVIRSLQFTLIITLAQLPGYAVAAVLVETWGRRRTLALFLVGSALSALGYAAAGSTTTILAAGMALSFFNLGAWGALYAVTPEVYPTAVRGRGTGSAAGFGRIASILAPLSVPVLLGTGGSAVVFVVFALAFAIAASASFLLPETRGTALD from the coding sequence CGCCTTCGACGTCGGCCTCGTCGCCTACGTGCTCGTCGCGCTCAAGGCGCAGTGGCACCTGGACGCGACGCAGTTGTCGTGGATCGCGTCGATCGGGTTCGCCGGGATGGCTCTCGGTGCCACGTTCGGCGGCCTGCTCGCCGACCGGATCGGGCGACGCCAGGTCTTCGCGGTGACGTTGTTCGTCTACGGGATCGCCACCGGCGCCGCGGCGTTGTCGTGGTCGCTGGGAGCCCTGCTGGTCTTCCGCTTCCTCGTCGGCCTCGGGCTGGGCGCGGAACTACCCGTCGCCTCGACCCTGGTCAGCGAGTTCGCACCGCGTCGGATTCGCGGTCGGGTCGTCGTGGCGCTGGAGGCGTTCTGGGCGCTGGGCTGGACCCTCGCCGCCCTGGTCGGGTACCTCCTGGTCCCGGCGTCGGAGGACGGGTGGCGCTGGGCGCTCGCGCTCGGGGCGCTGCCGGCCGTCTACGCCGTCGTCGTGCGCCGCGGGCTGCCGGAGTCCGTGCGGTTCCTGCTCTCGAAGGGTCGCACCGCGGAGGCGACCGCGGTCGTCGAGGAGTTCGAGGCCGCCGCCGGGGTCCGGCCCGCCGGGGACCTCGTGCCCGATCCGCGACCGGTCGGCGGGCACGGGATCTGGCACCCGACGTTGCGTCGCCGCACGCTGGGCCTGTGGCTGGTCTGGTTCTTCGTGAACTTCAGCTACTACGGCGCGTTCACCTGGATCCCCAGCCTGCTCGTCGAGGACGGGTTCACCGTGATCCGGTCGTTGCAGTTCACGCTGATCATCACGCTCGCCCAGTTGCCGGGGTACGCGGTCGCGGCCGTGCTGGTCGAGACGTGGGGGCGGCGGCGGACCCTGGCGCTGTTCCTCGTCGGCTCGGCCCTCTCCGCCCTGGGTTACGCCGCAGCCGGTTCCACGACGACGATCCTCGCGGCCGGGATGGCCCTGTCGTTCTTCAACCTGGGGGCGTGGGGTGCGCTGTACGCCGTGACGCCCGAGGTCTACCCGACGGCCGTGCGCGGGCGGGGCACCGGGTCGGCGGCGGGTTTCGGCCGGATCGCCTCGATCCTGGCCCCGCTGAGCGTCCCGGTGCTCCTGGGCACCGGGGGCAGCGCGGTCGTGTTCGTGGTGTTCGCGCTGGCCTTCGCGATCGCCGCGTCGGCGAGCTTCCTGCTCCCCGAGACCCGCGGGACGGCACTGGACTAA